The following coding sequences are from one Archocentrus centrarchus isolate MPI-CPG fArcCen1 chromosome 4, fArcCen1, whole genome shotgun sequence window:
- the LOC115779639 gene encoding cytochrome P450 2J6-like has product MNDLCMQGTNTSPEHRQPAAVVSLPPTMWFSTFLLSNEGVLLSIFLFLLITYYLKNRNPRNFPPGPFALPVLGNLQIVDKKHPYIYFTKLAEIYGNVFTFCFGSNKIVIVSGYKMVKEALVTQADNFVDRPYSPMTDRFYSGTSDGLFMSNGEKWKAQRRFALSTLRNFGLGKNRMEQCICEEIRYLQEEIEQEKGKLFSPAGLFNNAVSNIICQLVMGKRFDYSDHNFQLMLKDLSEILQLEGSIWGTLYESFPGLMKHLPGPHNKLFSHFDEVKDFITQELNRHKKDLDRNNPRDYIDAFLIKMENLKEPDLGFTETNLVMCSADLFLAGTETTATTLMWALTFLIRHPDVQEKVQAEIDSVIGQTRQPSMADRPNLPYTDAVIHEIQRVGNIVPLNVLRIAAKDTTLDGYYIPKGTSVLPILTSVLFDKTEWETPDTFNPGHFLDANGKFVKREAFLPFSAGKRVCLGESLAKMEMFLFFVGLLQKFTFSVPDGVELSTEGSTGTIRVPEPFKVYAKAR; this is encoded by the exons ATGAACGACTTGTGTATGCAAGGAACAAACACATCTCCAGAGCACAGAcaaccagctgctgttgtttctcttcctccaacCATGTGGTTTTCCACCTTTTTGCTGAGCAATGAGGGGGTTTTACTCTCTATTTTTTTGTTCCTTCTGATCACATACTACCTCAAAAACAGGAATCCAAGAAATTTTCCACCAGGACCATTTGCTTTACCCGTTCTTGGGAATCTTCAGATTGTGGACAAGAAACAcccatatatttattttaccaaG CTGGCTGAAATCTACGGGAATGTGTTCACTTTCTGCTTCGGCAGCAATAAAATAGTAATCGTCTCTGGATACAAAATGGTGAAGGAAGCTCTGGTGACACAAGCTGACAACTTTGTGGATCGACCATACAGTCCCATGACAGACAGGTTTTACTCAGGAACCTCAG ATGGTCTGTTCATGAGCAATGGTGAAAAATGGAAAGCACAACGACGCTTTGCTTTGTCTACCTTACGAAACTTTGGCCTGGGCAAAAACCGCATGGAACAGTGTATCTGTGAGGAGATCCGATACCTGCAGGAGGAGATAGAGCAGGAGAAAG GTAAACTTTTTAGcccagcagggctcttcaacaaTGCTGTGTCTAACATAATTTGCCAGCTTGTGATGGGGAAAAGGTTCGACTACAGTGACCACAACTTCCAGCTGATGCTGAAGGATTTGTCTGAGATTCTTCAGCTGGAGGGTTCCATATGGGGTACG CTCTATGAATCATTCCCCGGACTGATGAAGCATTTGCCAGGTCCTCATAACAAACTGTTCAGCCATTTCGACGAAGTCAAAGACTTCATCACTCAGGAGCTAAACAGGCACAAGAAGGACCTGGACCGCAACAATCCCCGAGACTACATCGATGCTTTCCTCATCAAAATGGAGAAC CTCAAAGAACCTGACTTGGGTTTCACTGAGACCAACCTCGTTATGTGCTCTGCTGATCTTTTCTTGGCTGGAACAGAAACAACCGCCACCACTTTAATGTGGGCTCTGACTTTCCTTATCAGACATCCTGATGTCCAGG AGAAAGTCCAGGCAGAGATAGACAGCGTGATTGGACAGACCCGCCAACCATCCATGGCTGACAGACCAAATCTGCCGTACACTGATGCTGTCATCCACGAGATTCAGAGAGTGGGAAATATTGTTCCTCTCAATGTACTCAGGATTGCTGCTAAGGATACAACCCTGGATGGTTACTACATACCCAAG GGTACCAGTGTGTTGCCCATCCTCACGTCTGTGCTGTTTGACAAGACTGAATGGGAGACTCCAGACACCTTTAACCCAGGACACTTCCTAGATGCCAATGGAAAGTTTGTGAAAAGAGAAGCTTTCCTACCTTTCTCTGCAG GAAAGCGTGTGTGTCTTGGTGAAAGCCTCGCCAAGATGGAgatgttcctgttttttgttgGCCTCCTGCAGAAGTTCACTTTCTCTGTTCCTGATGGGGTGGAGCTGAGTACAGAGGGAAGTACTGGAACTATACGTGTTCCTGAACCTTTTAAGGTTTATGCCAAGGCTCGCTGA